Genomic window (Streptomyces sp. NBC_01431):
GTCGCTGCGCGGGGAGAGTTCGCCGCGCCCGTATCCGCCGACGGCGACCAGGGCCGCGCCGGACACCCCGGCCGCTTCGGCGGCGCCGGCGAACATCCTGGCCAGCCACTCGTCGGTCAGCTCGGCCAGGGCGGCCCGGCGCGGCGGGCCCGGCTGCGCCTTCTCGTTGAGAAGACGCAGCCGGGCCGCCGCGTAGCCGCCGGGCTCCGAGTCGTCGTCAGAGGATTCGGTACTCACGTCAACGCTCGTCACCCAGCAGCTCCTTGCCGTCTCTTCTACAGTGCGTCGGGTCCGCGCTCGCCGGTCCGCACCCGGACCGCCGACTCGACCGGCACGCTCCACACCTTGCCGTCGCCGATCTTTCCGGTGCGGGCGGCCTTGACCACGACGTCGATGAGTTCCTCGGCGTCGTCGTCCTCGACCAGCACCTCTATGCGGATCTTGGGGACGAGGTCGACGGTGTACTCGGCGCCCCGGTAGACCTCGGTGTGGCCGCGCTGGCGCCCGTATCCGCTGGCCTCGGTGACGGTCAGGCCGTGGACACCGAAGGCCTGGAGGGCCTGCTTGATCTCGTCCAGCCGGTGCGGCTTGACCACCGCGGTGATGAGCTTCATGCGTCCACCTTCTTGTTCGCTGCCACTGCGCCCGGTGCCGCCGCGGTGCGGGGCGCCGTGCCGCCGCCCGCGCCGCTGAAGTCGTACGCCGTCTCGGCGTGCTCGACCTGGTCGATGCCCAGGACCTCGTCGTCCTCGGGGACCCGCATGCCGATGGTCTTGTCGAGGGCGAAGGCGAGGACGGCCGAGACGACCAGCGAGTAGCCGAGGACCGCGCCGACGCCGATGGCCTGCTTGCCGAGCTGGTCCAGGCCGCCTCCGTAGAAGAGGCCCTTCGCGGTGGACTGTACGCCGCCGGTGGCGAAGAGGCCGACGAGCAGCGAGCCGGTGATGCCGCCGACCATGTGGACGCCGACCACGTCGAGCGAGTCGTCGAAGCCGAAGCGGTACTTGAGGCCGATGGCCATGGCGCACAGGACGCCCGCGATGAGGCCGATGGCGATCGCGCCGAGCGGGCTGACGCAGCCGCCGGACGGGGTGATGGCGACGAGGCCCGCGACCGCGCCGGAGGCGGCGCCGAGCGTGGTGAAGGAGCCGTGGCGGAGCTTCTCGTACAGCAGCCAGGCGAGCATCGCGGCGGCCGTGGCGACCTGGGTGTTGACGAACATGACGGCGCCCACGCCGTCGTCGTTGCCGAGCCAGGAGCCGGCGTTGAAGCCGAACCAGCCGAACCACAGCAGGCCCGCGCCGAGCATGACGAGCGGCAGGCTGTGCGGCCGCATCGGGTCCTTCTTGAAGCCGACGCGCTTGCCGATGACCAGGATCACGCCGAGGGCGGCCGCGCCCGCGTTGATGTGGACGGCGGTGCCGCCGGCGAAGTCGATGACGCCCTTCTTGAAGAGCCAGCCGTCCGAGGCCCACACCCAGTGCGCGACCGGGAAGTAGACGACGGTGACCCACAGGGCGGTGAACAGCGACCAGGCGGTGAACTTGACACGGTCCGCGAGCGCTCCGCTTATGAGCGCGGGCGTGATGACCGCGAACATCAGCTGGAAGACGGCGAAGACGTAGATCGGGATGGTGTATCCGGGCCAGAGCTGGACCAGGCCGATGCCGCTGAGCCCGAAGTAGGCCTTGCTCCAGCCGATGAAGCCGTTGCTCTCGCCGAAGGTCAGGCTGAATCCGTAGAGCACCCAGAGGATCGTGACGATTCCGAGGCTGATGAAGCTCATCATGAGCATGTTCAGGGTGCTCTTGACGCGGACCATGCCTCCGTAGAAGAAGGCGAGCCCCGGGGTCATGATCATCACCAGCGCTGAGCAGATCAGCATGAATCCGGTGTTGGCGCTGGACAGCTGCGGAGCGTCAGCTGCGAGCGTGATGCCTGGGGGCATCGGCGTCTCCTCGTCGTCGGTACGGCCCGTGCGGGGGCGTTACTCGGGCGGGAACTGGCTGGGAGCCGGTTATGCGCCATGAGGTTGTCCCAGCGCGGTTTCCGTCGATGCCGCTCGATGTTTCGCCGCAGTGACGAAGGAGGCGGGCGTGTTACGCGCCCGTGAACTGCCGGATCAGGAGGGGGTCCGGCGACTACCATCCGCGTACGTTCCCGCACGCCGGACCGACCGCGACGTCACCCGCTCGACCTGGCGTGGGGGAGCCGAGTCGTGCTGAAAGGGGTGCGAAGTCGCGGCCGGGGTTCTGGGGCCGCTGCTCAGACGGCCTCGGCCGTCTCGGGCAGCTCCCTGCTGAGGAGGTCGGTCATCTGGACGACTTCGGCGACGTCCCCGAAGTCGCGGGCCGCGGTGTCGACGGTCTTGCGCAGCCGGGTGTTGACCCGCTCCGAGCGGACCCGCTTGGCGACCCGCAGGGCCTGCTCGGCCAGCACCGTGGACTGCTCGGGCTCGCGTTTGAGCAGGTGCACGGTGGCCATGCCGATCAGGTTGAGCGCATACGACCTCTGGTGCTCCTCATCCTTGCCGAACAGGGCGACGGCCTGTTCCATCACGGGCTCGGCGAGCGAGGCGTAGGTGGGGCTGCGGCCGGCCACGTAGGCGAGGTCGCGGTAGGAGTGGGCGTTCTCGCCGTTGAGCTCCGCCTCGGAGAAGAAGCGGATCCAGTCGGGCTCCGGCTCGCCGTCGAGCCCGGCGTCGCCGAAGGTGTCCTCGGCCATCCGGACGGCGCGTTTGGTCTTGCTGGGCTGGCCCATGTTGGCGTAGGCGCGGGCCTCCATCGCATACAGCATGGCCTGGGTGCGCGGGGTGGCGCAGTCACGGCTGCCGTACTGGGCGAGGTGGATGAGCTCCAGGGCGTCGTCGGGGCGCCCGAGGTGGATCATCTGGCGGCTCATCGAGGACAGGATGTACGAGCCGAGCGGCTTGTCGCCCGCTTCCTTGGAGGCGTGCAGGGCGAGCACGAAGTACTTCTGGGCGGTGGGCTGGAGGCCCACGTCGTAGCTCATCCAGCCGGCCAGCTCGGCGAGTTCGGCCGCGCATTTGAAGAGGCGTTTGGCGGTGGCGGCGGGCTGGGGTTCCTGGAGCAGGTCGGTGACCTCGTGGAGCTGGCCGACCACGGCCTTGCGGCGCAGTCCGCCGCCGCACTGGGCGTCCCACTGGCGGAACATCGCGGTGGTGGATTCGAGGAGTTCCAGTTCGGGCCTCGACAGCCGGGAGGGGCGGCGGGCGCTCGCGGCGGTCTCCGGGGTGCCGGGTTCGCTCGCGGGCGACGGCACCAGCCAGCGCTGCATGGGTTCGATCAGGGAGGGGCCCGCGGCCAGCATCAGCGAGGTGCCGAGGAAGCCGCGCCGGGCGAGCATGAGGTCGCTGCGGGAGAACTCGCTGAGCAGCGAGACCGTTTGAGGCCCGGCCCAGGGCAGGTCGACGCCGGCCACGGACGGTGACTGGTGGGCCTGGCGCAGGCCGAGGTCCTCGATGGCGACGACGCTGCCGAACCGCTCGGAGAACAGCTCGGAGAGGATCCGGGGAATCGGCTCGCGAGGCATTTCGCCGTCGAGCCAGCGCCGCACCCTGGAGGTGTCGGTGCTGATGTGGTGCGCGCCCATCTGGCGTGCCCGCCGGTTCACTTGGCGCGCCAGCTCACCCTTCGACCAGCCGCTGCGCACGAACCACGAACTCAGCTGCTCGTTGGGGCGCTTGCCGGCGCTCGTACCGCTAGCCCCACTGCCGCCCACGGGAACGCCCCCATTCCGTTGAAGCCTGTGTGTGTCGGTCGTGCGTCGATCGCGCGAACCCCTATCAGGATGCCGCTAGTTGGGCCTCCTGTCTTACGGTTGCGCCCGCTCGGGGGGTGAACCGGCTTGCCTCCGGCATACCCGCGAGCGACCTCGACCCCAGGGTTCATCTACCGACGGTAATCCTACGATCACCGGTCCAGCCATGGCGATTCCGCAATCGCCACCATTCGCCACCCCTTCGAATGAACTCGCCTGCCGCCGGGCGCGATTCACTTGACACATGACGATCAGCATCGGATGGAGCGGAGTGAGCCGGGGCGCGCGCGGCGCATCGCACCACCCCCCGCACGACCCCGACCGACCTGGCGGAAACGGAACGTGAGGGGAAGACTCCGCATCGTCACGACCACGTCACCGGCGTCGTAACCACCGGCGCGGCAGACCCGTTGGAGGGGGCATGGGCTTCACGATCGGCGGCGGCCGGGGGATCAAGGAGACCCGGCCCGGCTCCTGGCGCCTGGGCCGTTCGGCGCGCACGACCCGCACGAGCGAGGTCACCGCGGTCGCCGAGTACACCGGCCTGTGGGGCTGGGACGTCGCAGCGGGCACCCGGGAGCTGAACGGGCAGTGCTCCTGCGGCAGTTCGGCGTGCGGCTCGCCGGGCGCGCATCCGCTCGGCTTCGTGCCGGAGGTCCCGGCGGGCGCCACCCTGGACGACGTGACCAAGGCGTGGTCCCAGTGTCCGGGAGCGGCGGTGCTGCTGCCGGTCGGGCGGACCTTCGACGTCCTTGACGTGGCGGCGCCGGTGGGGCGGCGGGCGCTGGTGCGGCTGGAGCGGATGGGACTCCCGCTGGGCCCGGTGTCCACGACCCCGACCGGCCGCACCCACTTCTACGTTGCCCCGGGCGCCTTTGCCGAACTCCCCCGGCTGCTCTACCGGATGGGCTGGGACGACGCCGGACTCGACTTGTGCTGCCCGCCGCGCGGCAGTTACGTACCGGCTCCACCGTCGGGCGAGGTGCACTGGCTGCGCCCGCCGTCCCTGGACACGGCGACCCGTCCGCCCGAGGCCCGGCTGCTGCTCGGCACCCTGGCGTACATCTGCCACCGCTCGGCAGCGTAGCCCGAAAACGGGACCGCCCCGCCGCACCTGTTCCGGTGCGGCGGGGCGGT
Coding sequences:
- a CDS encoding P-II family nitrogen regulator → MKLITAVVKPHRLDEIKQALQAFGVHGLTVTEASGYGRQRGHTEVYRGAEYTVDLVPKIRIEVLVEDDDAEELIDVVVKAARTGKIGDGKVWSVPVESAVRVRTGERGPDAL
- a CDS encoding ammonium transporter gives rise to the protein MPPGITLAADAPQLSSANTGFMLICSALVMIMTPGLAFFYGGMVRVKSTLNMLMMSFISLGIVTILWVLYGFSLTFGESNGFIGWSKAYFGLSGIGLVQLWPGYTIPIYVFAVFQLMFAVITPALISGALADRVKFTAWSLFTALWVTVVYFPVAHWVWASDGWLFKKGVIDFAGGTAVHINAGAAALGVILVIGKRVGFKKDPMRPHSLPLVMLGAGLLWFGWFGFNAGSWLGNDDGVGAVMFVNTQVATAAAMLAWLLYEKLRHGSFTTLGAASGAVAGLVAITPSGGCVSPLGAIAIGLIAGVLCAMAIGLKYRFGFDDSLDVVGVHMVGGITGSLLVGLFATGGVQSTAKGLFYGGGLDQLGKQAIGVGAVLGYSLVVSAVLAFALDKTIGMRVPEDDEVLGIDQVEHAETAYDFSGAGGGTAPRTAAAPGAVAANKKVDA
- the nsdA gene encoding transcriptional repressor NsdA — encoded protein: MGGSGASGTSAGKRPNEQLSSWFVRSGWSKGELARQVNRRARQMGAHHISTDTSRVRRWLDGEMPREPIPRILSELFSERFGSVVAIEDLGLRQAHQSPSVAGVDLPWAGPQTVSLLSEFSRSDLMLARRGFLGTSLMLAAGPSLIEPMQRWLVPSPASEPGTPETAASARRPSRLSRPELELLESTTAMFRQWDAQCGGGLRRKAVVGQLHEVTDLLQEPQPAATAKRLFKCAAELAELAGWMSYDVGLQPTAQKYFVLALHASKEAGDKPLGSYILSSMSRQMIHLGRPDDALELIHLAQYGSRDCATPRTQAMLYAMEARAYANMGQPSKTKRAVRMAEDTFGDAGLDGEPEPDWIRFFSEAELNGENAHSYRDLAYVAGRSPTYASLAEPVMEQAVALFGKDEEHQRSYALNLIGMATVHLLKREPEQSTVLAEQALRVAKRVRSERVNTRLRKTVDTAARDFGDVAEVVQMTDLLSRELPETAEAV
- a CDS encoding bifunctional DNA primase/polymerase, encoding MGFTIGGGRGIKETRPGSWRLGRSARTTRTSEVTAVAEYTGLWGWDVAAGTRELNGQCSCGSSACGSPGAHPLGFVPEVPAGATLDDVTKAWSQCPGAAVLLPVGRTFDVLDVAAPVGRRALVRLERMGLPLGPVSTTPTGRTHFYVAPGAFAELPRLLYRMGWDDAGLDLCCPPRGSYVPAPPSGEVHWLRPPSLDTATRPPEARLLLGTLAYICHRSAA